In Solanum pennellii chromosome 7, SPENNV200, the following are encoded in one genomic region:
- the LOC107023979 gene encoding uncharacterized protein LOC107023979 produces the protein MKCIINLHSPILLKFSTNKFTFQYHKSKPICLLEQQHYDTNLATGFVKRKRNLLIPPLKAVINSPAASGDLSVLLQTGAVMLFIYWIANFVVPEFIMKDLQDESTTNNDKTDEKDIL, from the exons ATGAAGTGCATTATTAACCTTCACTCTCCAATATTACTAAAATTTTCAACCAACAAATTCACATTCCAATACCATAAATCAAAGCCAATTTGTCTATTGGAGCAGCAACATTATGATACTAATTTAGCTACTGGTTTTGTAAAGAGAAAAAGGAATCTGTTAATTCCTCCACTTAAGGCTGTTATTAATTCACCTGCTGCTTCAGGAGATTTGTCAGTTTTGCTGCAGACTGG TGCAGTAATGCTGTTTATTTACTGGATTGCAAATTTTGTGGTGCCAGAGTTCATCATGAAGGATCTTCAAGATGAAAGTACCACCAACAATGACAAAACTGATGAAAAAGATATTCTATGA
- the LOC107025741 gene encoding glycine-rich cell wall structural protein 1.8-like produces the protein MLGEEKSFHHLVAYAEGPSGGIGVEMSRGGSSSDSGSDYGEGGGGGGGGGSGEGRGEGSGYGYGYGEGYGEGSGGGGYGGGGGEGSREGTGDAYGSGSGEGYGEGASGGGYGGGEGSGEGSGDGYGSGSGEGYGEGASGGGYGGGEGSGEGSGDGYGSGSGEGYGEGASGGGYGGGEGSGEGSGDGYGSGSGEGYGEGASGGGYGGGEGSGEGSGDGYGSGSGEGYGEGASGGGYGGGEGSGEGSGDGYGSGSGEGYGEGASGGGYGGGEGSGEGSGDGYGSGSGEGYGEGASGGGYGGGKGSGEGSGDGYGSGSGEGYGEAASGEGYGGGEGSGEGSGDGGSGSGSGSGYGYGNGTRSDAGGRGGGEGEGEGERKGKDYGGGGGGIP, from the coding sequence ATGCTTGGAGAAGAGAAGTCATTTCATCATCTTGTTGCCTATGCTGAAGGACCTAGTGGGGGTATTGGGGTTGAAATGTCAAGAGGAGGTTCTAGTTCTGATTCTGGTTCTGATTATGGTGAAGGTGGAGGAGGTGGAGGTGGAGGAGGAAGTGGTGAAGGAAGAGGAGAGGGTTCCGGTTATGGTTATGGTTATGGGGAAGGGTATGGTGAAGGCAGTGGTGGTGGAGGATATGGAGGTGGGGGTGGAGAAGGAAGTCGTGAAGGAACAGGAGATGCTTATGGTTCTGGTTCTGGGGAAGGGTATGGTGAAGGAGCTAGTGGTGGGGGATATGGAGGTGGTGAAGGTAGTGGCGAGGGATCAGGAGATGGTTATGGTTCTGGTTCTGGGGAAGGGTATGGTGAAGGAGCTAGTGGTGGGGGATATGGAGGTGGTGAAGGTAGTGGCGAGGGATCAGGAGATGGTTATGGTTCTGGTTCTGGGGAAGGGTATGGTGAAGGAGCTAGTGGTGGGGGATATGGAGGTGGTGAAGGTAGTGGCGAGGGATCAGGAGATGGTTATGGTTCTGGTTCTGGGGAAGGGTATGGTGAAGGAGCTAGTGGTGGGGGATATGGAGGTGGTGAAGGTAGTGGCGAGGGATCAGGAGATGGTTATGGTTCTGGTTCTGGGGAAGGGTATGGTGAAGGAGCTAGTGGTGGGGGATATGGAGGTGGTGAAGGTAGTGGCGAGGGATCAGGAGATGGTTATGGTTCTGGTTCTGGGGAAGGGTATGGTGAAGGAGCTAGTGGTGGGGGATATGGAGGTGGTGAAGGTAGTGGCGAGGGATCAGGAGATGGTTATGGTTCTGGTTCTGGGGAAGGGTATGGTGAAGGAGCTAGTGGTGGGGGATATGGAGGTGGTAAAGGTAGTGGCGAGGGATCAGGAGATGGTTATGGTTCTGGTTCTGGGGAAGGGTATGGTGAAGCAGCTAGTGGTGAGGGATATGGAGGTGGTGAAGGTAGTGGCGAGGGATCAGGAGATGGTGGTTCTGGTTCTGGTTCTGGTAGTGGTTATGGTTATGGTAATGGAACTAGATCTGATGCAGGAGGAAGAGGTGGaggagaaggtgaaggtgaaggcGAAAGGAAAGGTAAAGATTATGGAGGAGGAGGAGGTGGAATACCGTGA
- the LOC114078048 gene encoding glycine-rich cell wall structural protein 1-like has product MTSNFMIMIIFGTLMYTSSARNLIGLDFSDNYNNNNKIPRVSTSFGGGGGGGGHVGPNGIDFGVGVGVGGQVSVPGVGSIGGGGGGGIGGSIGRDGSVSMGGGGGGGIGGQIGNIGFGAGQGFGGGQSFKGIHD; this is encoded by the coding sequence ATGActtccaatttcatgattatgataatttttggAACTTTAATGTACACAAGTTCCGCTAGAAATCTTATCGGGTTGGATTTTTccgataattataataataataataaaattccaCGAGTTAGTACCTCATTTGGAGGTGGAGGTGGTGGTGGAGGACACGTTGGTCCCAATGGCATAGATTTTGGAGTAGGTGTTGGTGTCGGAGGTCAAGTAAGTGTACCCGGTGTTGGGTCaattggtggtggtggtggtggaggaATAGGTGGAAGCATAGGTAGAGATGGTTCGGTTTCTATGGGAGGTGGCGGAGGAGGAGGCATTGGCGGTCAAATCGGTAATATAGGGTTTGGGGCCGGACAAGGTTTTGGTGGTGGTCAAAGTTTTAAGGGAATTCACgattaa
- the LOC107025319 gene encoding glycine-rich cell wall structural protein 2-like gives MKMSTQYSKAFIFLIFLGLFARDTSARILLGDAVATVFEIPAGVNGVGFGQIIGGAGGSSGGGGGGGGGGGFSGGNGDGFGFGFGSGHGSGLGGSGSGGGGGGGGGENGGSGFGFGIGEGFGGGGI, from the exons ATGAAAA TGTcaacacaatattcaaaggcatttatttttctaatttttttgggATTATTTGCACGTGACACGTCAGCTAGAATACTCTTAGGAGATGCAGTAGCTACAGTTTTTGAGATCCCAGCTGGTGTAAACGGCGTAGGATTTGGTCAGATTATCGGAGGAGCTGGCGGCAGTAGTGGCGGCGGTGGCGGTGgtggaggaggtggtggttttAGTGGCGGAAACGGTgatggatttggatttggatttggtaGTGGCCACGGGTCCGGCTTAGGCGGTAGTGGCAGCGGCGGTGGTGGCGGTGGCGGTGGCGGGGAGAATGGTGGTAGTGGTTTTGGATTTGGGATCGGTGAAGGTTTCGGCGGTGGTGGCATTTGA
- the LOC107025553 gene encoding glycine-rich protein 5-like, with protein MLAKILLLLFVFSLGTFLVCGRNLPSENESLVEKKYGVTDYQGGLDDNIGAGGFAAGEPTGPSGPTGPGLGGSISGGVSAGVGGRLGVGAGPISGGAEGRVGVGIGAGAGAGVGAGPGGMGGGTAGSPPGIGIGGSGGVSGGVSGSGRIGAGVGGSGGVGDNVGGGAGGHGSGTGGGFGGPGSGTGGGFGGPGSGSGGGYGSGYGGGWP; from the exons ATGTTGGCTAAAATTTTATTacttctttttgtgttttcacTTGGAACTTTTCTTGTTTGTGGTAGAAATTTACCAAGTGAAAATGAGTCtcttgttgaaaaaaaatatggagttACTGATTATCAAGGTGGATTAGATGATAATATTGGTGCTGGTGGATTTGCTGCTG GTGAGCCAACTGGGCCATCTGGACCAACTGGGCCGGGTCTAGGAGGATCCATTAGTGGTGGCGTTAGCGCCGGAGTCGGAGGAAGGTTGGGTGTCGGAGCTGGGCCCATAAGTGGAGGAGCTGAAGGTAGAGTTGGCGTTGGGATCGGTGCCGGAGCCGGTGCAGGTGTCGGCGCTGGTCCTGGCGGCATGGGCGGTGGCACTGCCGGCAGTCCACCTGGCATTGGCATAGGTGGCAGTGGCGGAGTTAGTGGTGGAGTAAGCGGCAGCGGAAGAATTGGCGCTGGTGTAGGCGGCAGTGGCGGTGTTGGCGATAATGTTGGCGGTGGAGCAGGCGGTCATGGTAGTGGAACTGGCGGAGGGTTTGGCGGCCCTGGTAGTGGAACCGGCGGAGGATTTGGCGGCCCTGGTAGTGGAAGCGGCGGAGGGTACGGCAGTGGATATGGCGGCGGATGGCCGTGA
- the LOC107026421 gene encoding dihydrolipoyllysine-residue succinyltransferase component of 2-oxoglutarate dehydrogenase complex 2, mitochondrial-like: MLGVLRRKAISSASFTSCVRKSLHTVRPAVCKSRIPSAAAEEISLLTRQCGHVRNFNQLVLPGCSSNLRPERAVTNLCSSPTLSNWSRPFCANRGDTVDAVVPYMGESISDGTLAKFLKNVGDRVEVDEPIAQIETDKVTIDVTSPEAGVIQKFIAKEGDTVEPGNKVAIISKSGEGVEHVAPSEKSSEKVAPVAEDKKEEKAKPQVETTPVKEKPKGSSPPPPKRSPTELQLPPKERERRVPMTRLRKRVATRLKDSQNTFALLTTFNEVDMTNLMKLRSDYKDAFFEKHGVKLGFMSGFVKAAVSALQNQPIVNAVIDGDDIIYRDYIDISIAVGTPKGLVVPVIRNAEQMNFAEIEKTINSLAKKANDGSISIDEMAGGSFTISNGGVYGSLISTPIINPPQSAILGMHSIVSRPMVVGGNIVPRPMMYIALTYDHRLIDGREAVFFLRRIKDVVEDPRRLLLDV; the protein is encoded by the exons ATGTTAGGTGTTTTAAGGCGCAAAGCTATTTCTAGCGCCTCTTTTACTTCG TGTGTAAGGAAATCTCTGCATACGGTTCGACCTGCAGTATGTAAATCTAGAATTCCATCTGCTGCTGCAGAAGAG ATATCATTGCTTACTAGACAATGTGGTCATGTGCGAAATTTCAATCAGCTTGTGCTGCCTG GGTGCTCGTCAAATTTGCGCCCAGAAAG GGCTGTGACCAATCTTTGCTCAAGTCCAACACTATCAAATTGGAGCAGGCCTTTCTGCGCAAATAGGg GTGACACCGTTGACGCTGTTGTTCCATATATGGGTGAATCCATAAGTGATGGGACACTGGCCAAGTTCCTGAAGA ATGTTGGTGACAGAGTAGAAGTTGATGAGCCAATTGCTCAGATTGAAACAGATAAG GTAACCATTGATGTTACCAGTCCTGAAGCTGGTGTAATCCAAAAG TTTATAGCCAAGGAAGGGGACACTGTCGAACCAGGCAATAAAGTTGCTATCATTTCAAAATCTGGTGAGGGTGTGGAACATGTTGCTCCATCTGAGAAGTCCTCTGAGAAAGTAGCTCCTGTAGCTGAGGataaaaaagaggaaaaggCAAAACCTCAAGTTGAGACAACTCCCGTCAAGGAGAAGCCTAAGGGAAGTTCACCTCCACCCCCTAAACGCTCTCCTACAGAGCTCCAACTTCCTCCCAAAGAACGGGAAAGACGA GTTCCCATGACCAGGCTCAGAAAAAGAGTTGCCACACGTTTGAAAGATTCTCAGAACACATTTGCTTTGCTGACAACATTCAATGAAGTTGATAT GACAAATTTGATGAAGCTCCGTTCTGATTACAAAGATGCCTTTTTTGAAAAGCATGGAGTCAAGTTAGGATTCATGTCTGGATTTGTGAAA GCAGCAGTTAGCGCACTCCAGAATCAGCCAATTGTTAATGCTGTTATCGATGGTGATGACATCATATATAGGGATTATATAGACATCAGTATCGCTGTTGGTACACCAAAG GGTCTTGTTGTTCCAGTTATCCGCAACGCTGAGCAGATGAATTTTGCTGAGATAGAAAAGACAATTAACTCACTTGCTAAGAAGGCAAATGATGGAAGCATATCTATTGATGAAATGGCTGGAGGGTCATTCACCATTTCAAACGGTGGAGTGTATGGAAGTCTTATCAGTACCCCTATCATAAATCCTCCCCAG TCTGCTATCTTGGGAATGCATTCAATAGTCAGTCGTCCTATGGTCGTTGGAGGCAATATTGTTCCAAGACCAATGATGTACATTGCTCTGACATACGATCATAGGCTGATCGATGGAAGAGAGGCAGTCTTCTTCTTGAGAAGAATTAAGGATGTGGTTGAAGATCCCCGTCGCTTGCTCCTTGATGTTTGA